From a region of the Phaseolus vulgaris cultivar G19833 chromosome 6, P. vulgaris v2.0, whole genome shotgun sequence genome:
- the LOC137831688 gene encoding zinc finger protein GAI-ASSOCIATED FACTOR 1-like, which translates to MSNSNITSCDSWSFSTENTGEDAGAVKQKLEMLGQLHSPNSNTSTTTNNSNGSNTTSQPPHKKKRNLPGNPDPNAEVVALSPNTLVATNRFVCEICNKGFQRDQNLQLHRRGHNLPWKLKLRTTTEVKKRVYVCPEASCVHHNPARALGDLTGIKKHFSRKHGEKKWKCEKCSKKYAVHSDWKAHSKICGTKEYKCDCGTIFSRRDSFITHRAFCDALSDENNKFNEASIMHGSNLQPPIIPNLVASLPINTNNHKQPLSLPHDLIATIPPKPFNNNISAFTRTLSSTSSPSQLCSNSPNINMFEENAQTHMSATALLQKAAQMGATVNSSNNSMMTEKGFATSMAPPSYGVMNHHHIHSQQDLSHYNNFHANGTMMDGGGNSMGSGMSGLDMFNAILDQSKALSKIIEQNNRSSYSDVLHAMNNGRSTTSIDVGGAKGGENVMTLDLLGIGGGGGDGSFFGGEQSELKMEYGEISQIRIQGLNQFQQQTAAYEN; encoded by the exons ATGTCAAACTCAAACATCACAAGTTGTGATAGTTGGAGCTTCTCCACAGAGAACACTGGAGAAGATGCAGGAGCAGTTAAACAGAAATTAGAGATGCTTGGCCAACTCCACAGTCCAAATTCAAACACTTCAACCACAACAAATAACAGCAATGGCTCAAACACAACTTCACAACCACCTcacaagaagaaaagaaaccTACCAGGAAATCCAG ACCCAAATGCCGAAGTGGTAGCTCTGTCGCCGAACACACTGGTAGCCACAAACAGGTTCGTGTGTGAAATATGCAACAAAGGGTTTCAAAGGGATCAGAACCTTCAATTGCACCGTCGAGGGCATAACCTACCGTGGAAGCTGAAACTGAGAACCACGACGGAAGTGAAAAAGCGCGTTTACGTTTGTCCCGAAGCCTCCTGCGTCCACCACAACCCAGCTCGAGCACTGGGCGATCTCACCGGCATTAAAAAGCACTTTAGCAGAAAGCACGGCGAGAAGAAGTGGAAATGTGAAAAGTGTTCAAAGAAATACGCTGTTCATTCTGACTGGAAAGCGCATTCCAAAATATGTGGAACCAAGGAATACAAATGTGACTGCGGCACCATCTTTTCCAG AAGAGACAGCTTCATCACACACAGAGCTTTCTGCGATGCACTGAGTGATGAGAACAACAAATTCAACGAAGCAAGTATCATGCATGGTTCAAACCTGCAACCACCAATAATCCCAAACCTAGTAGCATCACTACCAATCAATACCAATAATCACAAGCAACCATTATCACTCCCTCACGACCTCATTGCAACAATTCCACCAAAACCCTTTAACAACAACATCTCAGCATTCACAAGAACCCTTTCATCCACCTCTTCTCCCTCTCAACTCTGCTCAAACTCACCAAACATCAACATGTTTGAGGAAAATGCTCAGACTCACATGTCCGCCACAGCACTGCTTCAAAAAGCTGCGCAAATGGGTGCCACAGTGAATAGTAGCAACAACAGCATGATGACAGAAAAGGGCTTTGCTACAAGCATGGCACCACCATCATATGGGGTCATGAACCACCACCACATTCACAGTCAACAAGACCTCTCTCACTATAATAACTTCCATGCAAATGGGACGATGATGGATGGTGGTGGCAATAGCATGGGATCAGGAATGAGTGGTTTGGATATGTTTAATGCTATATTGGATCAAAGTAAGGCCTTGTCGAAGATCATAGAGCAGAACAACCGAAGCAGTTACAGTGATGTTTTGCATGCAATGAACAATGGTAGGTCAACAACTTCCATTGATGTTGGTGGAGCTAAAGGGGGTGAGAATGTGATGACTTTGGACTTGTTGGGGATAGGAGGAGGTGGTGGTGATGGAAGTTTCTTTGGTGGTGAACAGTCAGAACTAAAGATGGAATATGGAGAAATTAGTCAAATAAGAATTCAAGGCTTGAACCAGTTTCAGCAACAAACAGCAGCATATGAAAATTAA
- the LOC137831689 gene encoding DEAD-box ATP-dependent RNA helicase 35, which translates to MEEDDGYEEYVPVAKRRAIEAQKILQRKGKALIATDDELEKMRVAESKPSLLVKASQMKREQPEISVTEQIVQQEKEMIENLSDRKTLMSVRELAKGITYSEPLPTGWKPPLHVRRMSKKECDLIRKQWHIIVDGGEIPPPIKNFKDMRFPEPVLKKLKAKGIVQPTPIQVQGLPVILSGRDMIGIAFTGSGKTLVFVLPMIMVAMQEEIMMPIVPGEGPFGLIICPSRELARQTYEVVEQFLIPLKEAGYPELRPLLCIGGVDMRSQLEIVKKGVHIVVATPGRLKDMLAKKKMNLDNCRYLTLDEADRLVDLGFEDDIREVFDHFKAQRQTLLFSATMPTKIQNFARSALVKPIIVNVGRAGAANLDVIQEVEYVKQEAKIVYLLECLQKTPPPVLIFCENKADVDDIHEYLLLKGVEAVAIHGGKDQEEREYAISAFKAGKKDVLVATDVASKGLDFPDIQHVINYDMPAEIENYVHRIGRTGRCGKTGIATTFINKNQSETTLLDLKHLLQEAKQRIPPVLAELNDPMEDNDEITGISGVKGCAYCGGLGHRIRDCPKLEHQKSMAIANNRKDYFGSGGYRGEI; encoded by the coding sequence ATGGAAGAAGATGATGGTTATGAGGAGTATGTGCCCGTGGCCAAGCGTCGGGCCATTGAAGCTCAGAAGATTCTCCAACGTAAGGGGAAGGCCCTTATCGCCACTGATGATGAATTGGAGAAAATGAGAGTGGCTGAATCCAAGCCTAGTCTGCTGGTTAAAGCTTCACAAATGAAACGAGAACAACCCGAGATCAGTGTGACGGAGCAGATTGTTCAGCAGGAGAAGGAGATGATTGAAAACTTGTCGGATAGGAAAACCCTCATGTCTGTCCGTGAATTGGCTAAGGGAATCACTTACTCGGAACCTTTGCCTACAGGGTGGAAGCCACCTTTGCATGTAAGAAGGATGTCCAAGAAGGAGTGTGATTTGATTCGGAAGCAGTGGCATATAATAGTTGATGGTGGTGAAATCCCACCCCCGATTAAGAATTTTAAGGATATGAGGTTTCCTGAGCCAGTTTTGAAGAAGTTGAAAGCTAAGGGGATTGTGCAACCAACACCTATTCAGGTGCAAGGACTTCCTGTAATCTTATCTGGGCGGGATATGATTGGGATTGCTTTCACGGGCTCTGGAAAAACTCTTGTCTTTGTGCTACCGATGATCATGGTGGCAATGCAAGAGGAAATTATGATGCCTATTGTTCCTGGAGAAGGTCCATTTGGTTTGATTATTTGCCCATCAAGGGAACTGGCTAGGCAGACTTATGAAGTCGTCGAACAATTCTTGATACCTTTGAAGGAAGCCGGATATCCGGAGCTCAGGCCTTTGCTTTGTATTGGTGGAGTGGATATGAGATCGCAGCTTGAGATTGTGAAGAAGGGTGTTCATATTGTTGTTGCCACTCCTGGGAGGTTGAAGGATATGTTGGCcaagaagaaaatgaatcttGATAACTGCAGGTATTTAACATTAGATGAGGCCGATAGGTTGGTGGATCTGGGATTTGAAGATGACATTAGAGAAGTTTTTGATCACTTCAAAGCTCAAAGGCAGACTCTTCTATTTTCTGCCACCATGCCAACCAAAATTCAGAACTTTGCCAGAAGCGCTTTGGTGAAACCTATCATTGTCAATGTGGGACGTGCAGGGGCCGCAAATCTTGATGTAATTCAGGAGGTAGAGTATGTTAAGCAGGAGGCAAAAATAGTTTATCTCCTTGAGTGCCTACAAAAAACCCCACCACCAGTTCTGATATTTTGTGAGAATAAGGCTGACGTTGATGACATCCATGAATACCTTCTCTTGAAAGGAGTGGAAGCAGTGGCGATTCACGGAGGCAAGGATCAGGAAGAGAGAGAGTATGCCATTTCAGCTTTTAAGGCAGGCAAGAAAGATGTGTTGGTGGCAACAGATGTTGCATCCAAAGGTTTGGATTTTCCTGATATTCAGCACGTCATTAACTATGACATGCCAGCTGAAATTGAAAATTATGTCCATAGGATTGGACGGACTGGTAGATGTGGGAAAACTGGTATAGCAACGACATTTATAAACAAGAATCAAAGTGAAACAACATTACTTGATTTGAAACACCTGTTGCAAGAAGCAAAACAAAGGATTCCCCCAGTTTTGGCTGAGTTGAACGATCCAATGGAAGATAATGATGAAATAACAGGCATAAGTGGAGTCAAGGGATGTGCATATTGTGGTGGACTTGGTCATCGTATCCGTGACTGTCCCAAATTAGAACATCAGAAGAGCATGGCAATTGCAAATAATAGAAAGGATTATTTTGGATCTGGAGGTTACAGAGGGGAAATTTGA
- the LOC137831691 gene encoding uncharacterized protein, whose product MTGDSNSAELSESKKLALAPGILSNSWSDFDAEVFLLGLYIFGKNFIQMKSFLENKGMGEILAFYYGKFHKSDAYRRWSDCRKIKGRKSTIGHKLFTGRRQQELLSRLIPHVSGESKDTLLQASKSYTEGRASLEEYISSLKSTVGLGILVGAFGIGKEKDDLTTLVLEPGKNNKVFSLPTCKAWSSLGPNDIMKFLTGFRLSKAKSHDLFWEAVWPRLLGRGWHSEQPKNRGYVSSKDYLVFLIPGVKTFSRRKLVKGDHYFDSVGDVLRKVVAEPNLLDVEEAKVDSFDDEEPERGSDKDDHSDYHRQCYLKPRSSTYNTDQIKFTVIDTSLVHGGKPSDLREFKPVPVNSVGEVEVNVADTHEEAKHMSKVNHNKDISENIDQKLTDTSALCEGKLLKVRELQYLPIEEEDAFKMLGILRESKGRSYDDSPSVIEASMLVYDKKNIGNTDNQNNAKKMVESLENQKTSVSKDNQLKRTIKHQFSRTARSGNSNHAVVPVKKRRLAACSKAKKSHIIKNSSGGLGSEKIAFSRTKVDDPFSTKQKNGSLIPSSDEKSLEENNKESILNEICEHRCVSGDKVENGESQSPVTFNIPQAQLKSEIGVVMAMVEEDEQSLKANDPCLSSDTQAVIEEPLGASSDVGSVVEQQPSITSRRQSTRNRPLSLRALESLANDFLHGERRQKRKLVPTQTDAFTICRKARTRTKIMPNSQSSDNGTAILVEENQLNGNSTA is encoded by the exons ATGACAGGAGACAGCAATTCAGCTGAACTGAGTGAAAGCAAAAAACTTGCATTAGCTCCTGGCATATTAAGTAACTCCTGGAGTGACTTTGATGCAGAAGTTTTTCTCCTTGGTTTGTATAtttttggtaaaaatttcattcaGATGAAAAGTTTCTTAGAGAACAAAGGGATGGGGGAAATACTTGCCTTTTATTATGGAAAGTTTCACAAATCTGATGCATATCGTAGATGGTCAGACTGCCGGAAGATAAAAGGGAGAAAGTCTACAATAGGACATAAACTTTTCACTGGTCGCAGGCAACAAGAACTATTGTCCCGCTTGATTCCCCATGTCTCAGGAGAATCTAAAGATACTCTGCTACAG GCTTCTAAGTCATATACAGAGGGCAGAGCTTCTTTAGAAGAATacatatcttctttaaaatCCACTGTGGGACTTGGTATTCTTGTGGGAGCATTTGGTATTGGTAAGGAGAAGGATGACCTTACTACTCTTGTTTTGGAACCTGGGAAGAACAATAAGGTGTTTTCACTGCCAACTTGTAAAGCTTGGTCTTCTCTTGGACCAAATGATATAATGAAATTTTTAACAGGATTTCGACTGAGCAAGGCTAAAAGTCATGATCTCTTTTGGGAAGCTGTTTGGCCTCGCTTACTAGGAAGAGGTTGGCACTCTGAGCAACCAAAAAATCGAGGTTATGTCAGCTCCAAAGATTATCTGGTTTTTCTTATCCCAGGTGTTAAGACGTTTTCAAGGAGAAAACTTGTGAAAGGTGATCATTACTTTGATTCTGTTGGTGATGTCTTGAGGAAAGTGGTAGCTGAACCGAATCTTCTTGATGTTGAAGAAGCTAAAGTTGATAGCTTTGATGATGAAGAGCCAGAAAGGGGATCGGATAAGGATGATCATTCTGACTACCATCGTCAATGTTACCTCAAGCCTCGTTCTTCAACTTACAATACAGATCAGATAAAATTCACGGTTATTGATACCAGTTTGGTGCATGGAGGGAAACCATCTGATTTAAGAGAATTTAAACCTGTGCCTGTTAATTCAGTGGGTGAAGTTGAGGTAAATGTTGCTGATACGCATGAAGAGGCCAAACATATGAGTAAAGTAAACCATAACAAGGACATTTCTGAAAACATTGATCAAAAGTTGACTGATACCAGTGCACTTTGTGAAGGAAAGTTATTGAAGGTGAGAGAACTGCAATATCTGCCAATTGAAGAGGAAGATGCTTTTAAGATGCTTGGTATTTTAAGAGAAAGTAAGGGTAGATCCTATGATGATTCACCAAGTGTAATAGAAGCTAGTATGCTGGTATATGACAAAAAGAATATTGGGAATACTGATAACCAAAATAATGCTAAGAAAATGGTGGAAAGCTTGGAGAATCAGAAGACCTCTGTGTCCAAAGATAATCAACTGAAAAGGACCATAAAGCATCAATTTAGTCGAACAGCAAGATCAGGTAATTCCAACCATGCAGTTGTTCCCGTCAAAAAGAGGAGATTGGCTGCTTGTTCCAAGGCAAAGAAAAGCCACATCATCAAGAATTCTTCAGGAGGCTTAGGATCAGAAAAAATAGCTTTCTCCCGCACAAAGGTTGATGATCCTTTTAGCACAAAGCAGAAGAATGGAAGTTTAATTCCTTCTTCGGATGAAAAAAGTCTGGAAGAGAATAACAAAGAAAGTATTCTCAATGAAATTTGTGAGCACAGGTGTGTTTCAGGTGATAAAGTTGAGAATGGTGAATCACAATCTCCAGTCACCTTCAACATACCCCAAGCTCAGTTGAAGTCTGAAATTGGGGTAGTGATGGCAATGGTGGAGGAAGATGAGCAGAGCCTGAAGGCAAATGATCCATGTTTATCATCTGACACTCAGGCAGTAATTGAGGAGCCACTGGGAGCCTCTTCTGATGTTGGTTCTGTGGTGGAGCAGCAACCTAGTATAACTTCCAGGAGGCAGAGCACTAGAAACCGACCTTTGTCCCTTAGAGCGCTGGAATCTCTAGCAAATGATTTCTTGCATGGAGAAAGAAGACAGAAAAGGAAACTCGTCCCAACACAAACTGATGCATTTACTATTTGCCGCAAGGCTCGTACAAGAACCAAAATCATGCCTAACAGTCAGAGTTCAGACAATGGGACTGCAATTTTAGTAGAAGAAAATCAGTTGAATGGCAACAGCACTGCTTAG